In one Solanum dulcamara chromosome 1, daSolDulc1.2, whole genome shotgun sequence genomic region, the following are encoded:
- the LOC129896012 gene encoding tonoplast dicarboxylate transporter, protein MNGDETNNYDQKTPLLPIHRSQSMNSFIQSIFTLKNLFTILGPLLCIFICLFVKMENAPSTSSNMLGVLVWIFTWWLSEAVPMPVTSMSPLFLFPLFGISSSDAVAQSYMDDVIALVLGSFILALAVEHYNIHRRLALNITLLFCGDPLNPPLLLLGICATTFFVSMWLHNCAATVMMMPVATGILQRLPSGNSFSGHRDQDNNNSNDLITKFCKAVVLGVIYSAAIGGMSTLTGTGVNLILIGMWKSYFPQENTISFSTWSSFAFPLALVIFLALWVILCLLYCRKGSSRSLSAYLDKTHLKRELDLLGPMTFAEKMILTVFSILIVLWMTRSITEDIPGWGSLFGGLAGDGTVSVMMATLLFIIPNKKQPGEKLMDWNKCKKLPWNIILLLGAGFAIADGFRSSGLADVLSRALNFLENAPYLAIAPVVCLISGTLTEFITSNNATTTIIVPLLIEIAKTMHIHPLLLMIPGAIGAQFAFLLPTSTPSNVVGFTTGHIEITDMIKTGLPLKVAGIVALSFLMPTLGSIVFGTDKSVTNVSKNYLHLCG, encoded by the exons ATGAATGGAGATGAGACCAATAATTATGACCAAAAAACACCACTCCTTCCAATTCATAGATCACAAAGCATGAATTCATTTATTCAATCAATTTTCACACTCAAGAATTTATTCACAATTTTAGGACCTTtactatgtatatttatttgtttatttgtgAAAATGGAAAATGCTCCTTCCACAAGTTCAAATATGTTAGGAGTTCTTGTCTGGATTTTTACGTGGTGGTTATCGGAGGCGGTGCCGATGCCGGTAACTTCCATGTCACCGTTATTCCTCTTCCCGTTGTTCGGAATTTCGTCGTCGGACGCCGTTGCTCAATCGTACATGGATGATGTTATTGCACTTGTACTTGGAAGCTTTATACTTGCACTTGCTGTTGAACATTATAATATCCATAGAAGATTGGCCTTAAAC ATAACACTATTATTCTGTGGGGACCCACTGAACCCACCACTCCTCCTCCTCGGGATCTGTGCTACCACGTTCTTCGTCAGTATGTGGCTGCATAATTGTGCAGCCACAGTGATGATGATGCCGGTGGCTACTGGAATCTTGCAGCGACTGCCTTCTGGCAATAGTTTTAGTGGCCATCGGGATCAAGATAATAATAATTCCAACGACCTAATCACCAAATTTTGCAAAGCGGTTGTTTTAGGGGTGATATACTCCGCGGCGATTGGTGGAATGAGTACGTTGACCGGTACAGGTGTCAACTTGATATTGATTGGAATGTGGAAGAGTTATTTTCCTCAAGAAAATACTATAAGTTTCAGCACTTGGTCATCTTTTGCTTTCCCTTTGGctttggtgatatttttggcATTATGGGTTATTCTTTGTCTATTGTATTGTAGAAAAGGATCAAGTAGATCACTTTCTGCTTATTtggacaaaactcatttgaagAGGGAGCTTGATTTGTTAG GTCCCATGACTTTTGCTGAAAAGATGATCTTGACAGTGTTTTCG ATTTTAATAGTGTTGTGGATGACAAGAAGTATTACTGAAGATATTCCGGGATGGGGATCCCTCTTCGGTGGACTAGCTGGTGATGGAACTGTTAGT GTGATGATGGCAACCTTATTATTCATAATTCCTAACAAGAAGCAACCAGGGGAGAAATTAATGGATTGGAACAAATGCAAGAAATTGCCATGGAACATAATTCTTCTATTAGGGGCAGGTTTTGCAATAGCTGATGGGTTTAGGTCAAGTGGTCTAGCTGATGTACTCTCAAGAGCCCTAAATTTCTTGGAAAACGCGCCTTACTTAGCCATCGCGCCAGTTGTATGTTTAATAAGTGGGACCCTGACCGAGTTCATCACGTCTAACAATGCCACCACAACAATTATCGTCCCATTGCTCATTGAGATCGCGAAGACTATGCACATTCATCCCCTCCTACTCATGATCCCGGGGGCTATTGGTGCACAGTTTGCTTTCTTGCTTCCCACCTCGACCCCCTCAAATGTTGTAGGGTTTACTACTGGGCATATTGAGATTACAGACATGATCAAAACTGGACTTCCATTGAAAGTTGCTGGGATTGTTGCTCTATCCTTCTTGATGCCTACTCTTG GATCTATTGTATTTGGAACAGATAAATCAGTGACTAAtgtatcaaaaaattatttgcaTTTGTGTGGCTAG